Genomic window (Candidatus Bathyarchaeia archaeon):
GAATAGCGCCAATAACCGAGGAGGAAGCCCGTGAAATGATCACCGAGATTAAGGCTTACCCCCTGCTTAAGGGTTATAGAAACCTGCCACCCGCCGACATAGGAGCAATAGCCAAGATTTTAGTTAATACCTCCAAGCTTGTGATGGAGCATCCGGAAATAAGGGAGCTTGACCTTAACCCAATCATGGTTTACGAGAAGGGCGCAAAAACCGTGGATGCAAGGATCATCCTTGAATAGCCTTGAAGACCTAGCTAGAAACGAGATTTTCTCAAGAACGTCAATCCCCCATGGGGCGAGCTTCTTTGTAAGGCTTGACGGGTGGAAATTCAGGAAACTCTCAGAGGCCATTGGTGCTGAGAAACCCTTTGATGAAAGAATTGCAAAATGCCTGGTTCACTCGGGCAGGATGCTATTCGAAAAGGGGTTCAATCCAGCCCTACTTTACACGGTAAGCGATGAGTTAAACATCCTATTCATGAATTGGACGCCATTCCATGGGAGGATAGAGAAAATAGACTCAATAATGCCCAGCCTAGTTTCAGCAGCCTTCACCCTGCACCTCCAAAGCTTTTTTGGGAAAGCAGCCGCAGCGGCCTTCGACTCAAGGATCATTATAACGGCAAACGAAGACAGCGTAATCAAGTATTTGGCTTGGAGGCAAATCAACGCTTGGAGAAATCACAACAACGCCTATGCCTACAATCTTTTCAGGAAAATGGGCTACAAACCACGGGAAATAGCCAGAAAATTGAAGGGGCTAAAAACGGAAGAGATCCACGAAATCCTATTTAGGCATGGAATAAACTTGGCTGAAACGCCGCCATGGCAGAGAAGGGGGATCCTTCTATACAAGGAACCCGTCCACAGGAAGGTTGGAGGGAGAGAAGTGATCCGATGGAAACTTAAGGAGAATTGGGACTTGCCGCTCTTCACGAGGGAAGAGGGAACGAAATTAATCCAGAAAATTCTCG
Coding sequences:
- a CDS encoding tRNA(His) guanylyltransferase Thg1 family protein; the encoded protein is MNSLEDLARNEIFSRTSIPHGASFFVRLDGWKFRKLSEAIGAEKPFDERIAKCLVHSGRMLFEKGFNPALLYTVSDELNILFMNWTPFHGRIEKIDSIMPSLVSAAFTLHLQSFFGKAAAAAFDSRIIITANEDSVIKYLAWRQINAWRNHNNAYAYNLFRKMGYKPREIARKLKGLKTEEIHEILFRHGINLAETPPWQRRGILLYKEPVHRKVGGREVIRWKLKENWDLPLFTREEGTKLIQKILEWMKQRRD